One region of Malania oleifera isolate guangnan ecotype guangnan chromosome 6, ASM2987363v1, whole genome shotgun sequence genomic DNA includes:
- the LOC131158009 gene encoding mitochondrial import receptor subunit TOM7-1-like — MASRVLATSKGKGGKGAKASSEDQSAAKRFKEWSSWALKKAKVITHYGFIPMVIIIGMNSEPKPHLYQLLSPV; from the coding sequence ATGGCGTCTAGGGTTTTAGCGACCAGCAAAGGCAAGGGCGGCAAGGGCGCAAAGGCCTCTTCCGAGGACCAATCCGCCGCTAAACGCTTCAAGGAATGGAGCTCGTGGGCTTTGAAGAAAGCAAAAGTCATCACTCACTACGGCTTCATCCCTATGGTCATCATCATCGGTATGAACTCCGAGCCAAAACCACATCTTTACCAGCTTTTGAGCCCCGTTTAA